One Prosthecobacter debontii DNA window includes the following coding sequences:
- a CDS encoding PRC-barrel domain-containing protein: protein MLHLAKNIKGYRLDSLNGEIGKAREFYFDDRYWTVRYLVADTGGWLTGRQVLISPYALVGALADEERIEVNLTKQQIEDSPSLDSDKPVSRQFEESYYGYYGWPVYWAGMDAWGYSPYLLRDPEEWVRSPAKEKAWDPHLRSSREVTGYPIEAKDGEIGHVEDFLIDDVEWTIRYLVVDTRNWWPGKKVLIAPDWIERVSWTDHQVTVNLTREAIKNSPEFYEDALPSRTDEAALHRHYDRPGYWDRQPSVPSQIV, encoded by the coding sequence ATGTTGCATCTGGCAAAAAACATCAAAGGGTATCGATTGGACAGTCTGAATGGCGAGATCGGTAAGGCGCGCGAGTTTTACTTTGATGATCGCTACTGGACCGTTCGCTACCTCGTGGCCGATACCGGAGGCTGGCTGACTGGCAGACAGGTTTTAATCTCCCCCTATGCCCTCGTGGGGGCTCTGGCAGATGAGGAGAGAATCGAAGTCAATCTTACCAAGCAGCAGATCGAAGACAGCCCCTCGTTGGATTCGGACAAGCCTGTTTCTCGTCAATTTGAGGAGAGCTACTATGGCTACTACGGTTGGCCTGTTTATTGGGCGGGCATGGACGCCTGGGGGTATTCCCCCTACCTACTTCGTGATCCAGAGGAATGGGTGCGCTCACCCGCCAAAGAAAAGGCCTGGGACCCGCATCTGCGTAGCAGTCGCGAAGTCACCGGGTATCCCATCGAGGCGAAGGATGGTGAAATCGGTCATGTGGAGGATTTCCTCATTGATGATGTCGAGTGGACGATCCGCTACCTCGTCGTCGATACACGAAACTGGTGGCCAGGGAAAAAAGTCCTCATCGCTCCTGACTGGATTGAACGCGTGAGTTGGACGGACCATCAGGTGACCGTGAATCTGACCCGTGAAGCGATCAAGAATTCACCCGAATTTTACGAGGACGCCTTGCCTAGCCGTACGGACGAGGCTGCCCTTCACCGTCACTATGACCGTCCAGGCTACTGGGATCGCCAGCCCTCAGTTCCCTCC